One stretch of Methermicoccus shengliensis DSM 18856 DNA includes these proteins:
- the glnA gene encoding type I glutamate--ammonia ligase translates to MGSKEDEIFRIVEEKNVRFVRLQFVDVQGIPKNVAIPVGQLEKALGPGIHFDGSSIEGFVRIEESDMVLRPDPDTFRVLPWSGNEGTAEARLICDIELPDGKPFMGCPRQVLKKNMEEAAKLGYVMNTGPEMEFFLFKRQDGMPTNIPQDRGGYFDLAPIDLAEEIKREIVLVLEEMGFEVEAAHHEVAFGQHEIDFKYDNALATADNVITLKYVAKTLALQHGLHATFMPKPIFGVNGSGMHTNTSLFKDGKNAFYDPDAPDQISDTLRYFVGGVLKHIRAITAITNPLVNSYKRLVPGYEAPVYITWSGPNRSSLIRVPAPRGNSTRIEIRSPDPSCNPYLAFAAILAAGLDGVKNKIEPPERVEKNIYKLTEEEREKLGIGMLPGTLKEAIECFKEDELLVSALGEHVSQSIINVAMADWDSYRTQVHQWELDRYLQTY, encoded by the coding sequence ATGGGCTCAAAAGAGGACGAAATCTTCAGGATAGTGGAGGAAAAGAACGTAAGGTTTGTCAGGCTGCAGTTCGTGGATGTGCAAGGCATCCCCAAGAACGTGGCGATTCCCGTAGGGCAGCTCGAAAAGGCGCTTGGTCCTGGTATACACTTCGACGGCTCCTCGATAGAGGGCTTTGTGAGAATCGAGGAGTCAGACATGGTGCTGAGGCCAGACCCGGACACCTTCAGGGTGCTGCCATGGAGCGGCAATGAGGGCACTGCCGAGGCTCGGCTGATATGTGACATCGAGCTTCCAGATGGCAAACCCTTCATGGGCTGTCCAAGACAGGTGCTAAAGAAGAACATGGAAGAAGCTGCCAAGCTGGGCTATGTGATGAACACTGGCCCAGAGATGGAGTTCTTCCTATTCAAGAGGCAGGACGGCATGCCCACCAACATCCCGCAGGACCGGGGAGGATACTTCGACCTCGCCCCCATAGACCTCGCAGAGGAAATCAAGCGAGAGATTGTGCTCGTGCTGGAGGAGATGGGGTTCGAGGTGGAGGCAGCCCACCACGAAGTGGCATTCGGGCAGCACGAGATAGACTTCAAGTACGACAACGCGCTGGCGACCGCAGACAACGTGATCACTCTGAAGTACGTTGCCAAGACGCTCGCCCTGCAGCACGGGCTGCACGCCACCTTCATGCCAAAGCCCATATTCGGTGTGAATGGCTCTGGAATGCACACGAACACCTCGCTGTTCAAGGACGGCAAGAACGCCTTCTATGACCCGGACGCACCAGACCAGATAAGCGACACCCTCAGGTACTTTGTGGGAGGGGTGCTAAAGCACATCAGAGCCATCACCGCGATAACCAACCCGCTGGTGAACTCCTACAAGAGGCTCGTGCCAGGCTATGAGGCGCCCGTGTACATCACGTGGTCTGGGCCCAACAGAAGCTCGCTCATACGGGTGCCAGCTCCAAGGGGCAACAGCACCAGAATCGAGATCAGAAGCCCTGACCCCTCGTGCAACCCCTACCTTGCCTTTGCAGCCATACTCGCCGCTGGTCTGGACGGCGTGAAGAACAAGATAGAGCCGCCAGAGAGGGTGGAGAAGAACATCTACAAGCTGACCGAGGAGGAGAGGGAGAAGCTGGGCATCGGCATGCTTCCGGGCACCCTCAAGGAGGCAATTGAGTGCTTCAAGGAGGATGAGCTGCTCGTGAGTGCCCTTGGCGAGCACGTATCCCAGAGCATCATCAACGTGGCAATGGCAGACTGGGATAGCTACAGAACGCAGGTGCACCAGTGGGAGCTCGACCGCTACCTCCAGACCTACTGA